The following proteins are co-located in the Lentibacillus sp. JNUCC-1 genome:
- the ctaG gene encoding cytochrome c oxidase assembly factor CtaG, with product MWLDLQIFGFRALWSPYFMIFVIAMGLAYFLITGPYRHKFDALAEQPSTKEQISFYLAMILLYAVKGAPIDLLSHIMLTAHMIQMAVYYLIFPILVLQGIPEWLWRKVLYQPVIKPFFKLFTMPLISLLMFNVLFSLYHLPAVFDFAKSSQFAHTATSLIILFAAFIMWFPIVAPIRDEDTISPLLKIAYIIGGTVLITPACVLIIFADVPLFDAYSAQGSWIQALSLCVPINVLDGLQSSISGPSMFSPIDIMEDQQLGGIIMKIVQEIVYGTMIARIFFKWFSKESLKIDPLPSNTPQE from the coding sequence ATGTGGCTAGACTTGCAAATATTTGGATTTCGTGCACTTTGGAGTCCTTATTTCATGATATTCGTCATTGCGATGGGGTTGGCATACTTTCTCATTACAGGCCCTTATCGGCATAAGTTTGATGCGTTGGCTGAACAGCCATCTACAAAAGAACAAATCAGCTTTTATCTTGCAATGATTCTTTTGTATGCTGTTAAAGGTGCACCTATTGATCTGTTATCTCACATTATGCTAACAGCTCATATGATTCAAATGGCTGTTTACTACCTGATATTTCCTATTCTTGTTTTACAAGGCATACCTGAATGGCTGTGGCGGAAAGTCTTATATCAGCCGGTTATTAAACCCTTTTTCAAGCTTTTTACCATGCCATTAATCTCGTTACTCATGTTTAATGTGCTGTTCTCTCTTTATCATTTACCGGCTGTTTTTGATTTTGCCAAGTCTTCACAGTTTGCCCATACAGCGACATCCCTGATTATTTTGTTTGCAGCTTTTATCATGTGGTTCCCGATTGTCGCGCCTATCAGAGACGAAGATACGATATCCCCATTGTTAAAGATCGCTTATATAATAGGCGGCACAGTTTTGATTACTCCAGCCTGTGTACTCATCATATTTGCTGATGTGCCTTTATTTGATGCGTATAGTGCACAAGGGTCTTGGATACAAGCTTTGAGCTTGTGTGTTCCTATTAATGTACTAGATGGTTTGCAATCATCTATTTCTGGTCCGAGTATGTTCTCGCCAATCGATATTATGGAAGACCAACAACTAGGCGGCATTATTATGAAAATCGTGCAGGAGATTGTATACGGCACGATGATTGCACGGATCTTCTTCAAATGGTTTAGCAAAGAAAGTCTCAAAATTGATCCATTGCCTTCAAATACGCCACAAGAATAA
- the ctaF gene encoding cytochrome c oxidase subunit IVB, whose protein sequence is MDNTNSSKMRAYQKQKNKEEMQKHLISFGLMIVLTIIAFAVVATGAMDKIFVIPVLVVLATIQVAFQFYYFMHMKDKEHGMPATMIYGGIWAALLTLAALGVISWW, encoded by the coding sequence ATGGATAACACCAATTCCAGTAAGATGCGTGCTTATCAAAAGCAAAAGAACAAGGAAGAAATGCAAAAACATTTGATTTCTTTTGGGTTAATGATCGTATTGACTATTATTGCTTTTGCGGTTGTGGCAACAGGTGCCATGGATAAGATCTTTGTTATTCCAGTACTTGTCGTTTTGGCCACAATTCAAGTAGCTTTTCAGTTTTATTATTTCATGCATATGAAAGACAAAGAACACGGGATGCCCGCCACGATGATATACGGTGGTATCTGGGCTGCGCTTTTAACTCTCGCAGCACTTGGGGTCATCAGCTGGTGGTAA
- a CDS encoding cytochrome c oxidase subunit 3, with protein MSHIHPLHPETMPNEPEKATLEGKNKFLGLWFFLGGETVLFASLFGTFIALRNSTAGGPTSQEMFGLELVFIMTVLLLTSSLTSVYAMYHMKNHDFKKMQIWLGVTGLLGLGFLGLEIYEFSHYISDYGFTFRSSAFGSAFYTLVGFHGGHVTFGICWLITIMIRNAKRGLNLYNAPKFYTFSLYWHFIDVIWVFVFTVVYLMGKVA; from the coding sequence ATGAGTCATATTCATCCACTGCATCCGGAAACGATGCCGAATGAACCCGAAAAGGCCACCCTTGAAGGCAAAAATAAATTCCTGGGTCTTTGGTTCTTTCTCGGCGGCGAAACGGTATTGTTTGCGAGTCTATTCGGAACGTTTATTGCTTTAAGAAATTCAACAGCAGGAGGACCAACTTCTCAAGAAATGTTTGGGCTTGAACTGGTCTTTATTATGACGGTCCTCCTCCTGACCAGTTCACTTACAAGCGTATACGCCATGTATCACATGAAAAACCATGACTTCAAAAAAATGCAGATCTGGCTTGGCGTTACAGGACTGCTTGGTCTGGGTTTTCTTGGACTGGAGATCTATGAGTTTTCTCATTATATATCTGATTATGGGTTTACATTCAGATCGTCTGCCTTTGGATCAGCCTTCTACACACTAGTCGGTTTCCACGGCGGACACGTGACATTTGGTATCTGCTGGCTGATTACAATCATGATCCGCAATGCCAAACGCGGACTGAACTTGTATAACGCACCGAAGTTTTACACTTTCAGCTTGTATTGGCACTTTATTGATGTCATTTGGGTGTTCGTATTCACAGTCGTTTATTTAATGGGAAAGGTGGCGTAA
- the ctaD gene encoding cytochrome c oxidase subunit I: MSIAAAQKRSFSTVLWDYLTTVDHKKVAHLYLFGGGFFFLLGGIEALIIRIQLIKPMNDVVSAGLYNEMFTMHGTTMIFLAAMPLILALMNAAMPLQIGARDVAFPFLNALGVWLFIFGGILLNLSWFLGGAPDAGWTSYVPLATDSASHGVDFYVLGLQIAGAGTLMSGINFLATIVNMRAPGMTYMRMPLFTWTTFITSTLILFAFPALTIGLFLLMFDRMFGSAFFDAALGGNAIIWEHLFWIFGHPEVYILILPIFGVFSEVFATFSKKRLFGYTAMVFATMLIAFLGFMVWAHHMFTVGLGPMANSIFAVATMAIAVPTGIKIFNWLATMWGGSIKINSAMLWSLGFIPTFTIGGMTGVMLGSAVADYQYHDTYFVVAHFHYVIVGGTVFGIFAGLHYWWPKMFGRILNETLGQITFWVFFIGFHLTFFIQHFLGLMGMPRRYWVFLEGQELDLGNLISTIGAFLMGVGVIVFLYNVVVTAIKGEKAAADPWDGRTLEWSIPSPPPFYNFKQVPLVRGLDALWIEKTEGNRQMTPGEPLDDIHMPNGSIMPFLMSLGFFVAGIGFIYQTDHKLWFLALYGGMAFALGTMVVRSLKDDLGYYVKKEELEREAK; encoded by the coding sequence TTGAGTATTGCAGCTGCTCAAAAGAGAAGCTTTAGTACTGTATTGTGGGATTACTTGACTACTGTTGACCACAAAAAAGTGGCGCATCTGTATTTGTTCGGTGGTGGTTTCTTCTTCCTGCTTGGTGGTATTGAAGCGCTTATAATCAGAATTCAGCTGATCAAGCCAATGAACGATGTTGTCAGTGCAGGTCTCTATAATGAAATGTTTACCATGCACGGAACGACAATGATATTTTTGGCGGCCATGCCATTAATTCTGGCATTAATGAACGCCGCGATGCCATTGCAAATCGGCGCGCGTGACGTTGCATTTCCGTTTCTAAACGCCCTTGGGGTTTGGTTATTTATCTTTGGAGGAATCCTTCTAAATTTGAGTTGGTTCCTAGGTGGAGCACCTGATGCAGGGTGGACCTCTTATGTGCCACTTGCAACCGACTCCGCTTCACACGGTGTAGATTTCTATGTACTTGGTCTGCAAATCGCAGGGGCAGGTACATTAATGAGTGGGATTAACTTTCTCGCAACAATCGTCAATATGCGTGCCCCAGGGATGACATACATGCGTATGCCATTGTTTACATGGACAACGTTTATTACAAGTACACTTATTTTGTTTGCATTTCCAGCATTGACAATCGGGTTGTTCTTACTGATGTTTGATAGAATGTTTGGGTCAGCATTTTTCGATGCTGCTCTAGGCGGTAACGCTATTATCTGGGAGCACTTATTCTGGATATTCGGGCACCCAGAAGTTTATATTTTGATTTTGCCGATTTTCGGTGTGTTTAGTGAAGTGTTTGCTACATTTTCTAAAAAACGTTTATTTGGATATACCGCAATGGTGTTTGCTACGATGCTCATTGCTTTCCTAGGATTCATGGTTTGGGCACACCACATGTTCACAGTGGGACTGGGACCTATGGCCAACTCCATTTTCGCAGTAGCAACTATGGCAATCGCTGTGCCAACCGGTATTAAAATATTTAACTGGCTCGCCACAATGTGGGGCGGAAGCATTAAGATTAATTCAGCCATGCTATGGTCACTCGGATTTATTCCGACGTTTACCATCGGTGGCATGACAGGCGTTATGCTGGGCTCTGCAGTTGCAGACTATCAGTATCACGATACGTATTTCGTTGTTGCTCACTTCCACTATGTAATTGTCGGTGGGACCGTATTTGGTATTTTCGCGGGACTTCATTACTGGTGGCCAAAGATGTTTGGACGCATCTTAAATGAAACTTTGGGACAAATTACTTTCTGGGTATTCTTTATCGGGTTCCATTTGACTTTCTTTATTCAGCATTTCCTTGGGCTCATGGGAATGCCGCGCCGTTACTGGGTATTCCTCGAAGGTCAGGAACTTGACCTCGGCAACTTGATTAGTACCATCGGAGCCTTTTTGATGGGTGTGGGTGTAATTGTATTCCTTTATAACGTTGTTGTTACAGCGATTAAAGGTGAAAAAGCAGCCGCAGATCCATGGGATGGCCGGACGCTGGAATGGTCCATACCATCACCACCGCCATTCTATAACTTTAAACAGGTTCCGCTTGTACGTGGACTAGACGCCTTATGGATCGAGAAAACAGAAGGAAATAGACAAATGACACCAGGAGAACCTCTTGATGATATCCATATGCCGAACGGCTCCATCATGCCGTTCTTAATGTCACTTGGCTTCTTTGTTGCTGGAATCGGCTTTATTTACCAGACAGATCACAAGCTCTGGTTCCTCGCTTTATATGGCGGTATGGCGTTTGCACTTGGCACAATGGTCGTTCGTTCCTTGAAAGATGACCTGGGATATTATGTTAAGAAAGAAGAGCTGGAAAGGGAGGCTAAATAA
- the coxB gene encoding cytochrome c oxidase subunit II — translation MKGLFGKLRALFTLGVLALVLAGCGKENLTALVPKGYGAESSMKLIILSVVVMTFVFLAVMIIYTIVLFRFREKKGQEDFIPKQVEGNKTLETIWTVIPIILVVILAVPTVIATFDLADVSGAAEDEAISVDITGNQYWWHFDYKGQDFQTSQDLYIPTGEKVYINMISSDVIHSFWVPSITGKMDVNVENTNRMYIEAYDEGVYWGKCAELCGPSHSLMDFKVIAVSPEEYEQWASDMQAVDPEEQPQETVAVEGKDLFESNNCMSCHAIGSSGKQVGPNLTNFGNRTKIAGFLEPTKENLASWIQDPEQYKPGNKMTGNYPEVNKEDAEKIAEYLMQLKHSEITPDSAGE, via the coding sequence ATGAAAGGTTTGTTTGGGAAACTTCGCGCACTATTCACGCTAGGGGTATTGGCGCTTGTTCTCGCCGGGTGCGGTAAGGAAAATCTCACTGCTCTCGTGCCAAAAGGATATGGTGCTGAAAGTTCCATGAAATTAATAATTCTTTCAGTTGTCGTCATGACATTTGTGTTTCTGGCCGTTATGATTATCTACACAATTGTTCTCTTTCGTTTCAGAGAAAAGAAAGGCCAGGAGGATTTCATTCCTAAACAAGTTGAAGGCAACAAAACACTAGAAACGATCTGGACAGTTATTCCGATCATTCTCGTGGTTATCTTGGCTGTGCCAACAGTCATCGCGACTTTTGATCTTGCAGATGTTTCTGGTGCTGCAGAAGATGAAGCCATAAGTGTCGATATTACCGGTAACCAGTATTGGTGGCACTTTGACTACAAAGGTCAAGATTTTCAAACAAGCCAGGATTTGTATATTCCGACTGGTGAGAAAGTGTATATCAACATGATATCAAGCGATGTCATCCACTCATTCTGGGTTCCTTCAATTACCGGAAAGATGGACGTCAACGTAGAGAATACGAATCGGATGTACATTGAAGCTTATGACGAGGGTGTTTACTGGGGCAAATGTGCTGAACTATGCGGCCCATCTCACTCATTGATGGACTTCAAAGTGATTGCTGTCAGTCCTGAGGAATATGAACAGTGGGCATCAGATATGCAAGCTGTCGATCCAGAAGAACAACCTCAAGAAACTGTTGCAGTAGAAGGTAAGGATTTGTTTGAATCAAATAATTGTATGTCCTGTCATGCGATTGGTTCTTCCGGCAAACAGGTTGGACCTAACCTAACAAACTTTGGAAACCGTACAAAAATAGCCGGCTTCCTGGAACCCACTAAAGAAAATCTGGCATCTTGGATTCAAGATCCTGAACAGTATAAGCCTGGCAACAAAATGACTGGCAACTATCCTGAAGTCAACAAAGAAGATGCAGAAAAAATTGCAGAATATCTGATGCAACTTAAGCATTCTGAGATTACACCTGATAGTGCCGGAGAATAA
- a CDS encoding COX15/CtaA family protein, which translates to MIRRLKRLSVTAVIGMIFILLGGALVTKTDSGAGCGKSWPLCNGEFMPTNITPELVIELSHRLVSSIMGIVVLALAILAWRHLGHIREVKFLSFLSLFFLVLQGLIGAAAVMWGQSDFVLAMHFGISLISFAAVFLLMLLIFEIDQKFDTKALFIEKKHRLEIYALTLYTLIVVYTGALVRHAQANLVCADWPFCTNTSPFDISSFSSAQWIQMGHRLAAGILFIWTLAFVIRAIKAYRHSKVMVYGFSILFGLILMQVLFGALIIFTMLNLGIALMHALVISCYFALLSYFVMLATRHASMEKKAQTNTTYTKPADVK; encoded by the coding sequence ATGATTCGACGACTAAAACGATTATCGGTTACCGCTGTAATAGGCATGATTTTTATACTACTGGGCGGCGCATTGGTAACCAAAACAGACTCAGGTGCAGGGTGCGGCAAAAGTTGGCCTCTCTGCAATGGAGAATTTATGCCTACAAACATTACGCCAGAACTTGTAATTGAGTTAAGCCACAGATTAGTTTCCTCTATAATGGGAATTGTCGTTTTGGCTTTGGCAATCTTAGCTTGGCGTCATCTAGGGCACATACGTGAAGTTAAATTCCTGTCATTTCTCTCCCTTTTCTTTTTGGTTTTGCAAGGATTGATCGGTGCTGCAGCTGTTATGTGGGGCCAATCTGACTTTGTACTTGCTATGCATTTTGGCATCTCGCTTATATCTTTTGCAGCTGTATTTCTTCTTATGTTACTTATTTTTGAGATCGATCAAAAGTTTGATACAAAAGCTCTCTTTATCGAAAAGAAACATCGGTTGGAAATATACGCACTTACGCTTTATACACTGATTGTTGTATATACTGGCGCTTTGGTCCGGCATGCCCAAGCCAATCTTGTATGTGCGGACTGGCCATTTTGCACCAATACCTCCCCGTTTGATATTTCAAGTTTCAGCAGTGCCCAATGGATACAAATGGGTCACAGACTCGCAGCTGGCATCTTGTTTATCTGGACGTTAGCATTTGTAATCAGAGCGATTAAAGCTTACCGGCACAGCAAGGTAATGGTTTATGGCTTTAGCATTTTGTTCGGCCTAATTCTTATGCAGGTGTTATTCGGAGCCTTAATTATTTTCACCATGTTAAACCTTGGAATTGCACTTATGCACGCACTTGTAATTTCTTGTTACTTCGCACTTCTCAGCTATTTCGTCATGCTGGCTACCAGACATGCCTCCATGGAGAAGAAAGCTCAAACTAATACTACCTACACGAAACCAGCAGATGTTAAATAA
- a CDS encoding FtsW/RodA/SpoVE family cell cycle protein, protein MMQKLKNYDYTLMIVPILLALFGIVMIYSASMVTAVVEGLESNHYLIRQTQWFLLGLTAMITLSLFPYQYYQRLVKIIIVSVILMLIGVKLFGTTAGNAQSWFRIGSVGIQPAEFAKIGIIIYLASVYSKKQKYIDDFYKAVLPPLVMTGIILTLIVVQPDIGTSFIILLIAGSVIISSGIRFKHLLILVMCALTLILIAIPNMVTDVRVNRVTGAYQPFEAPETAGHHLIQSYLAIGVGGLTGEGLGQSVQKLGFLFGAHTDFIMSVIAEELGFLGVVIVLGLLATIVLRGLYISSRCKDSFGALLAIGISSMIGIQAFINLGSISGILPITGVTLPFVSYGGSSLLVLMASVGILNNIAKQVKSDESDSDEPNKKQSKPSHLNQRMNKQKAVR, encoded by the coding sequence ATGATGCAAAAACTTAAAAATTACGATTATACATTAATGATAGTACCCATATTGCTGGCCTTGTTTGGCATTGTTATGATCTACAGTGCAAGCATGGTAACCGCTGTTGTAGAAGGCTTGGAAAGCAATCACTACCTTATTCGCCAGACCCAATGGTTTCTTCTTGGTCTTACGGCAATGATTACGCTCAGTTTATTTCCCTATCAGTATTATCAGCGCTTGGTTAAAATTATTATTGTAAGTGTGATTTTAATGCTGATTGGTGTCAAGCTATTTGGTACGACAGCCGGGAATGCTCAGTCTTGGTTCAGGATAGGGTCTGTTGGCATCCAGCCTGCAGAGTTTGCTAAAATCGGGATCATTATTTATCTCGCCTCTGTTTATTCCAAGAAGCAAAAATACATTGATGATTTTTATAAAGCAGTGCTGCCGCCACTTGTAATGACAGGTATCATACTGACATTAATAGTTGTTCAGCCGGACATCGGAACATCATTCATTATTTTATTGATTGCAGGTTCAGTTATTATAAGTTCTGGTATTCGTTTTAAACACTTGCTGATTCTGGTTATGTGTGCTTTAACGCTTATATTAATTGCTATCCCGAATATGGTCACTGACGTCCGTGTGAACCGTGTAACTGGCGCCTATCAGCCTTTCGAAGCCCCTGAGACAGCAGGACATCATTTGATTCAATCCTATCTTGCAATTGGCGTTGGTGGGTTAACCGGCGAAGGACTTGGACAAAGTGTTCAGAAACTTGGTTTTTTATTTGGTGCACATACCGATTTTATTATGTCAGTCATAGCAGAAGAACTCGGCTTTCTGGGCGTTGTGATTGTGCTTGGTCTGCTGGCTACGATTGTATTAAGGGGATTATACATTTCGAGCAGATGCAAGGACAGTTTTGGGGCTCTACTGGCGATTGGAATATCTTCAATGATTGGCATTCAGGCTTTTATTAACCTCGGATCAATTAGCGGTATTCTTCCAATCACCGGTGTTACATTGCCTTTTGTAAGTTATGGAGGTTCATCACTACTTGTATTAATGGCCTCGGTGGGAATACTGAATAATATTGCCAAGCAGGTAAAAAGTGATGAATCAGATTCTGATGAACCAAACAAAAAACAATCGAAACCTTCGCATTTAAATCAAAGGATGAATAAACAAAAGGCAGTCCGCTGA
- a CDS encoding YlaN family protein, whose protein sequence is MTLNDRERAYALLKEDADHILRLIEVQIENLTMPQCPLYEEVLDTHMFGLSREIDFAVRLNLVAEAEGKLLLENLERKLNILHEAAQKTT, encoded by the coding sequence ATGACATTAAATGACCGAGAAAGAGCATATGCACTTCTTAAAGAAGATGCTGATCATATATTGCGTTTAATTGAGGTGCAAATAGAAAATTTAACAATGCCACAGTGCCCTCTTTATGAAGAAGTCTTGGATACGCATATGTTTGGTCTCTCACGAGAGATTGATTTTGCTGTCCGTCTGAATTTAGTTGCAGAAGCAGAGGGCAAATTGCTGCTGGAAAACCTTGAACGCAAGTTGAATATATTGCATGAAGCCGCACAAAAAACAACGTAA
- a CDS encoding YhcN/YlaJ family sporulation lipoprotein, with translation MIRFIIFTLLSAVVLSGCMQNKDEALPREDTKQSDRIVQVKDSNPHKQKRLSNQEIADHLSHVASDVPSVSDAASVVAGPYAVVAIDVDKDLDRSRVGTIKYSVIEALQHDPYGKSAVVVADGDILERVRRMGDKIAQGYPIQGIIDELSAIVGRYMPELPPAENRPKERDQNKDVIPKEEKQELDQKEKDQSNDHKQKD, from the coding sequence ATGATACGATTCATTATATTTACGCTCTTGAGTGCGGTTGTTTTGTCTGGATGTATGCAGAACAAAGATGAGGCGCTTCCGAGGGAAGACACTAAACAATCAGACCGTATTGTGCAGGTGAAGGACTCGAACCCGCACAAGCAAAAAAGACTATCCAATCAGGAGATTGCCGATCATTTATCCCATGTGGCAAGTGATGTGCCCAGTGTATCCGATGCCGCGTCTGTAGTAGCTGGTCCGTATGCCGTTGTAGCTATAGATGTGGATAAAGACTTGGACAGGTCGAGAGTTGGAACCATAAAATATTCTGTAATAGAGGCTCTTCAGCATGATCCGTATGGAAAGTCAGCTGTAGTTGTTGCAGATGGTGACATTCTTGAAAGGGTCAGAAGGATGGGTGACAAAATTGCTCAAGGATATCCCATCCAAGGTATTATAGATGAGCTTTCGGCAATTGTTGGACGCTACATGCCAGAATTGCCTCCTGCAGAAAACCGCCCAAAAGAGCGTGATCAAAATAAAGACGTTATTCCTAAAGAGGAGAAACAGGAACTGGATCAAAAAGAAAAAGATCAATCCAACGATCACAAACAAAAAGATTAA
- a CDS encoding YlaI family protein: protein MQVKCVICDKVESLQDDCLKAKRLRNRRINMYMCQTCHDRIEENTKKRHNTGNFHLYDPKKKQDNYI from the coding sequence ATGCAAGTTAAATGTGTGATTTGCGATAAAGTAGAGTCATTGCAGGATGATTGCCTTAAGGCAAAACGTCTGCGTAACAGAAGAATAAATATGTATATGTGTCAAACTTGTCATGACCGGATTGAAGAGAACACAAAAAAACGGCATAACACAGGCAACTTCCACCTGTATGACCCAAAAAAGAAACAAGATAATTATATTTAA
- a CDS encoding YlaH-like family protein, translated as MNADFSFLFNYIYDHFGAEYIWEIFYVLNLIFGIISYKLGFARKLPVGKSVVVYILLAIGTIIMTFFSVLFRMPITESLIIVALVMGVYRFRLHRERKNRTDT; from the coding sequence ATGAACGCAGATTTCAGTTTCTTATTTAATTACATATACGATCATTTTGGTGCAGAATATATATGGGAGATCTTCTATGTGTTGAATTTGATCTTCGGCATCATCTCCTACAAGCTGGGTTTTGCACGGAAACTTCCTGTTGGCAAGTCGGTTGTGGTTTATATTTTATTAGCGATCGGAACAATTATCATGACTTTTTTCAGTGTGTTGTTCAGAATGCCGATTACGGAGTCTTTGATTATTGTCGCCCTTGTTATGGGCGTTTACCGGTTTAGGCTTCACCGTGAACGGAAAAATCGAACAGACACTTAG
- a CDS encoding DUF5325 family protein, translating to MKKIDIPMLLLAFLVILMFFLVGLAIAFRSILFIILFIVLGFGLMGLGLYLKRKKRTK from the coding sequence ATGAAGAAAATTGATATACCGATGTTATTATTGGCTTTTCTAGTCATTCTAATGTTCTTTTTAGTTGGTCTTGCCATTGCATTTCGAAGTATTCTGTTTATCATTTTATTTATTGTACTTGGATTTGGACTCATGGGATTAGGGCTTTATCTGAAACGAAAAAAGCGTACAAAATAG
- a CDS encoding inositol monophosphatase family protein translates to MQKETITNIHANAKTWVLEAGELIRKLIREPMTIDTKSDRNDLVTSADQEVEQFFASKVRSFYADHYIIGEEGYGDQIESLDGTVWIIDPIDGTMNFVHQQRYFCISVGIYQDGVGEIGLIYDVMGDVLYSAVRGEGAYKNEQKLPMVNQNLTLEDSILGMNHFWLCQNRRVEAQSMQKLVKTIRGTRTYGSAALEFAYVAEGIVDGYLALGLSGWDIAAGIVIVNEVGGVTTDIDGNQIDLLSNSPIFVANPAIHTSIIEQFIKPGRKNI, encoded by the coding sequence TTGCAAAAAGAAACCATTACAAACATACATGCAAATGCAAAGACGTGGGTCCTGGAGGCCGGTGAACTGATCCGCAAGTTGATTCGGGAACCTATGACAATAGACACCAAATCTGATCGCAACGATTTAGTGACATCAGCTGACCAGGAAGTTGAACAGTTTTTTGCAAGTAAAGTCAGAAGTTTTTACGCGGATCACTACATTATTGGTGAAGAAGGATATGGGGATCAAATAGAATCTTTGGATGGGACTGTGTGGATCATTGACCCAATTGATGGGACCATGAATTTTGTTCATCAGCAGCGTTACTTTTGTATTTCTGTAGGCATTTATCAAGATGGTGTTGGTGAAATTGGCCTAATATATGACGTGATGGGGGATGTCCTATATAGTGCTGTACGTGGGGAGGGAGCATATAAAAACGAGCAGAAACTTCCCATGGTGAATCAAAATTTGACTTTGGAAGATTCAATTTTGGGTATGAATCATTTTTGGTTGTGTCAAAACAGACGGGTTGAAGCTCAATCCATGCAGAAGCTGGTTAAAACAATCAGAGGCACACGTACATATGGATCTGCAGCTCTTGAGTTTGCTTATGTTGCTGAAGGCATCGTGGACGGCTATCTTGCCCTGGGTCTGTCTGGCTGGGATATTGCAGCCGGAATCGTAATCGTAAACGAAGTAGGCGGCGTGACAACAGACATTGATGGAAATCAGATTGACCTCTTATCAAATAGCCCGATATTCGTAGCCAACCCTGCTATTCATACATCGATAATCGAACAATTTATTAAACCGGGCAGAAAAAATATATAA
- a CDS encoding YktB family protein has product MVEAFTQKDFDTFKIDGLESRMEAIQQRIQPKFQEIGTELADHLSQKLGNEMYLHIAKHARRTVNPPNDTWLAVADNKRGYKKHPHFQVGLFDSHLFIWLAFIYELDGKSRIASEFLNNLSNLKQLPEDYVVSLDHMKKDAFPIDSLETSHLERFRDVKKAEFLIGRHLLRDDVRLQDNEQFMAIVMDTADDLVPFYQKAMQARSV; this is encoded by the coding sequence ATGGTCGAAGCATTTACGCAAAAAGATTTTGATACCTTCAAAATAGACGGGTTAGAGTCCCGCATGGAAGCGATCCAGCAGAGAATTCAACCTAAATTTCAGGAGATAGGTACAGAATTGGCTGATCATTTATCTCAAAAGCTCGGAAACGAAATGTACCTTCACATAGCTAAACATGCGAGACGCACGGTTAACCCGCCCAATGATACATGGCTTGCTGTTGCAGACAACAAACGCGGCTACAAAAAACACCCACATTTTCAAGTTGGTCTTTTTGACTCCCATCTATTTATATGGCTTGCCTTTATATATGAATTGGATGGTAAAAGCCGTATAGCAAGCGAATTTTTAAATAACCTTTCAAATCTGAAACAGCTGCCTGAAGATTATGTTGTGTCGTTGGATCATATGAAAAAAGATGCTTTTCCAATCGATTCATTGGAAACATCTCATTTAGAACGTTTCAGAGATGTCAAAAAAGCTGAATTCCTTATCGGACGTCATCTGCTCCGGGACGATGTGCGTTTGCAGGATAATGAGCAATTCATGGCTATCGTTATGGATACAGCCGATGATCTCGTTCCTTTTTATCAAAAAGCTATGCAGGCAAGATCTGTATAA
- a CDS encoding UPF0223 family protein has protein sequence MNTHYNYPIDTDWSTEEVIDVVHFFNLIEQAYEHGVSKERLLQAYNRFKEIVPSKSEEKQHFKTFQQSSGYSSYHAVQAARKTEADKVRMQAAND, from the coding sequence ATGAATACGCATTACAATTACCCCATTGACACCGACTGGTCAACAGAAGAAGTGATTGATGTCGTCCATTTCTTTAATTTGATTGAGCAAGCTTATGAGCATGGTGTCTCCAAAGAAAGGCTTTTGCAAGCTTATAACAGGTTTAAGGAAATTGTTCCTTCTAAATCAGAAGAAAAACAACACTTTAAAACCTTTCAGCAATCCTCAGGTTATTCCAGTTATCACGCCGTGCAAGCTGCACGTAAAACCGAAGCTGACAAGGTGCGAATGCAAGCTGCCAACGATTGA
- a CDS encoding GapA-binding peptide SR1P, whose amino-acid sequence MGTIICKECHNVIEHYDEEKVTTLYGKCPSCGKSES is encoded by the coding sequence ATGGGAACGATCATTTGTAAGGAGTGTCATAATGTAATCGAACATTATGATGAAGAAAAAGTAACCACACTTTACGGTAAATGCCCCTCTTGCGGTAAGTCTGAATCATAA